A window of the Pseudomonas fluorescens genome harbors these coding sequences:
- the gmd gene encoding GDP-mannose 4,6-dehydratase, producing the protein MTKSALITGITGQDGAYLARLLLDKGYKVHGLVARRSSDSRWRLREMGVEADIVYLDGDMADACSVQRAVIKSAPDEVYNLAAQSFVAASWDQPVTTGIVDGLGVTHLLEAIRQFSPHTRFYQASTSEMFGLIQAEQQDENTPFYPRSPYGVAKLYGHWITVNYRESFNLHASSGILFNHESPLRGIEFVTRKVTDAAARIKQGKQQELALGNIDAKRDWGFAGDYVEAMWLMLQQDKPDDFVVATGVTTTVREMCRIAFDHVGLNYRDYVKIDPAFFRPAEVEVLLGNPAKAQRVLGWKPKTDLDTLIRMMMDADMKRVAKE; encoded by the coding sequence ATGACAAAAAGTGCATTGATCACAGGGATCACCGGCCAGGACGGCGCGTATCTGGCCAGACTGCTGCTCGACAAGGGTTACAAGGTCCACGGCCTGGTGGCACGGCGCAGCAGCGACTCGCGCTGGCGCCTGCGCGAGATGGGCGTTGAAGCCGATATCGTTTACCTGGACGGCGACATGGCCGACGCCTGCTCGGTGCAGCGTGCGGTCATCAAATCGGCTCCGGACGAGGTGTATAACCTGGCGGCCCAGAGCTTCGTTGCCGCATCCTGGGACCAACCGGTGACCACCGGCATCGTTGATGGACTGGGCGTGACTCACCTGCTCGAAGCGATCCGTCAGTTCAGCCCGCACACGCGTTTCTATCAGGCGTCCACCAGCGAGATGTTTGGCCTGATCCAGGCCGAGCAGCAGGACGAAAACACTCCGTTCTACCCGCGCAGCCCTTACGGCGTGGCCAAACTCTATGGCCACTGGATCACCGTCAACTACCGCGAAAGTTTCAATCTGCACGCCAGCAGCGGCATTCTGTTCAACCATGAATCGCCACTGCGCGGCATCGAGTTCGTGACCCGCAAGGTCACCGATGCGGCAGCCCGGATCAAGCAGGGCAAACAGCAGGAGCTGGCCCTGGGCAACATCGACGCCAAGCGCGACTGGGGCTTTGCCGGCGACTACGTCGAGGCCATGTGGCTGATGCTGCAACAGGACAAGCCTGACGACTTCGTGGTTGCCACCGGTGTCACCACCACCGTGCGCGAGATGTGCCGCATCGCCTTCGATCACGTGGGTCTCAACTACCGCGACTACGTGAAAATCGATCCGGCGTTCTTCCGCCCGGCCGAAGTCGAAGTGCTGCTCGGCAATCCGGCCAAGGCCCAGCGCGTGCTGGGCTGGAAACCCAAGACCGACCTCGACACCCTGATCCGCATGATGATGGATGCGGACATGAAACGCGTCGCCAAGGAGTAG
- a CDS encoding glycosyltransferase: MLIIIHSETNQHTIAQNLGRSEYSYYFVLKEYRPVLERLGRVVEVVDPAREVDALYLECLSRGEPCVFLSFSPPHRTPIHLACPTLPVFAWEFSTIPNEPFDNEPRNDWRTVLQACGAAITHSSYTVNAVREAMGADYPIVAVPAPVWDRFAARGAQLQGQSSTGPVRLTIKGLVADSRQLDLDAFGPKHLRRGEGIDFQAPVREQELLLDGIVYTSVFNPGDGRKNWEDMLSAFCVTFREVEDATLVLKLTHHDAEEALGDILHHLYKNQSYRCRIVLIYGYLADADYERLVQATRYVVNTSYGEGQCLPLMEFMSCGKPAVAPRTTAMIDYLSTDNAFLVESTDELTAWPHDPRKAFRTLRYMTNWASVCVAYRNSYEVAKNDPGRYAQMSAQAVASLQAFCSQAVAEQRLRDFLAQVQESRAVAATEATGT, from the coding sequence ATGCTGATCATCATTCACTCGGAAACCAACCAGCACACCATCGCGCAGAACCTGGGGCGGTCGGAGTACAGCTATTACTTCGTGCTCAAGGAATACCGGCCGGTGCTCGAACGCCTTGGGCGTGTGGTGGAAGTCGTCGACCCGGCGCGCGAAGTCGACGCGCTGTATCTGGAATGCCTGTCCCGTGGCGAGCCCTGCGTGTTTCTCTCGTTCTCGCCGCCGCACCGCACGCCGATTCACCTGGCGTGTCCGACGCTGCCGGTGTTCGCCTGGGAATTCAGCACTATTCCCAACGAACCCTTCGACAACGAGCCGCGCAATGACTGGCGCACGGTGCTGCAGGCCTGTGGCGCGGCGATCACCCATTCCAGCTACACGGTCAACGCGGTGCGCGAGGCCATGGGCGCCGATTACCCGATTGTCGCGGTCCCGGCACCGGTGTGGGATCGCTTCGCAGCCCGGGGCGCGCAGCTTCAGGGTCAGTCTTCGACCGGACCGGTGCGACTGACGATCAAGGGGCTGGTCGCCGACAGTCGTCAGCTCGATCTCGACGCGTTTGGCCCGAAACATTTGCGCCGTGGCGAGGGTATCGATTTCCAGGCGCCGGTGCGCGAGCAGGAGCTGCTGCTGGACGGTATCGTCTACACATCGGTGTTCAATCCCGGTGACGGACGCAAGAACTGGGAAGACATGCTCAGTGCATTCTGCGTGACGTTTCGCGAGGTCGAAGACGCGACGCTGGTACTCAAGCTCACGCACCACGATGCCGAAGAAGCGCTCGGCGACATTCTTCATCACCTGTACAAAAACCAGTCCTACCGCTGCCGCATCGTGCTGATTTACGGCTACCTCGCGGACGCGGACTACGAGCGTCTGGTGCAGGCCACCCGATACGTGGTGAACACTTCCTACGGCGAGGGCCAGTGCTTGCCGTTGATGGAATTCATGTCCTGCGGCAAGCCGGCCGTGGCGCCGCGCACCACGGCGATGATCGATTACCTGAGCACCGACAATGCGTTCCTGGTCGAGTCCACCGATGAACTCACCGCCTGGCCTCACGATCCGCGCAAGGCGTTCCGCACGTTGCGCTACATGACCAACTGGGCGTCGGTCTGTGTGGCCTATCGCAACAGCTATGAGGTGGCGAAGAACGATCCCGGGCGTTATGCGCAAATGTCGGCGCAGGCCGTTGCCAGTCTCCAGGCGTTCTGCAGTCAGGCGGTGGCCGAGCAGCGTTTGCGCGATTTCCTTGCTCAAGTGCAGGAATCTCGCGCTGTCGCTGCAACGGAAGCCACAGGCACATGA
- a CDS encoding mannose-1-phosphate guanylyltransferase/mannose-6-phosphate isomerase: MLIPVILSGGAGTRLWPVSREGHPKPFMTLPDGQSLLGKTYRRAAALLDGWGDIVTVTNREYYFQSKDHYQAARLSRHRGHFLLEPTGRNTAPAIAAAALSLQALHGDAAIMVVMPADHLIVNEDALKSAVEHAVNLAKDGYLVTFGVVPTTPETGFGYIETGAPLDAKGAAKVQRFVEKPDLQTATHYLESGNFLWNSGMFCFTTATLIAELELHAPELLEQTRACMAASEPLETTGYLQQELSPQLFAEITDISIDYALMERSEKVVVVPAGFDWSDIGSWGAVAALVPADADNNRASGEAIFIDSRNNFVQSEGRLVAAVGVEDLIVIDTADAVLVAHADRAQDVRRVAKQLKDKSHEAYRLHRTVSRPWGTYTVLEEGPRFKIKRIVVKPGGKLSLQMHHHRNEHWVVVEGMAKVTNNGSGTTLVAKNESTFIAAGHKHRLENPGVIDLVIIEVQSGEYLGEDDIVRFEDQYGRTV, encoded by the coding sequence ATGCTGATCCCCGTGATTCTGTCCGGCGGTGCCGGCACCCGTTTGTGGCCGGTGTCCCGCGAGGGCCATCCCAAGCCGTTCATGACCCTGCCCGACGGCCAGTCGCTGCTGGGCAAGACCTACCGCCGCGCCGCCGCGCTGCTGGACGGCTGGGGCGACATCGTCACGGTGACCAACCGCGAGTACTACTTCCAGAGCAAGGATCACTATCAGGCCGCGCGCCTGTCCCGGCATCGCGGGCACTTCCTGCTCGAGCCCACCGGGCGCAACACTGCACCGGCCATCGCGGCGGCGGCACTGTCGCTGCAAGCCTTGCACGGTGATGCAGCGATCATGGTGGTGATGCCCGCCGACCATTTGATCGTCAACGAAGACGCGCTCAAAAGCGCGGTCGAGCACGCGGTCAATCTGGCGAAGGACGGTTATCTGGTGACCTTCGGTGTGGTACCGACCACCCCGGAAACCGGCTTCGGCTACATCGAGACCGGCGCCCCGCTGGATGCAAAAGGCGCAGCCAAGGTCCAGCGTTTCGTGGAAAAGCCCGACCTGCAAACCGCCACCCATTACCTGGAAAGCGGCAACTTCCTGTGGAACTCGGGAATGTTCTGCTTCACCACCGCCACCCTGATCGCCGAGCTGGAGCTGCACGCCCCCGAGCTGCTGGAACAGACCCGCGCCTGCATGGCCGCCAGCGAACCACTGGAAACCACGGGTTACCTGCAACAGGAGCTGTCGCCGCAACTGTTCGCCGAGATCACCGACATTTCCATCGACTACGCCTTGATGGAGCGTTCGGAAAAAGTCGTGGTGGTGCCCGCCGGTTTCGACTGGAGCGATATCGGTTCGTGGGGCGCAGTCGCCGCGCTGGTGCCGGCCGACGCCGATAACAACCGCGCCAGCGGCGAGGCGATCTTCATCGACAGCCGCAACAACTTCGTTCAAAGCGAAGGCCGGCTGGTGGCCGCAGTAGGTGTTGAAGACCTGATCGTCATCGACACCGCCGACGCGGTGCTGGTGGCCCATGCCGACCGAGCGCAGGATGTGCGGCGGGTGGCCAAGCAGCTCAAGGACAAATCACACGAAGCCTATCGTCTGCATCGCACGGTCAGCCGTCCGTGGGGCACCTACACCGTGCTCGAGGAAGGCCCGCGCTTCAAGATCAAGCGCATCGTGGTCAAACCCGGCGGCAAACTGTCGTTGCAGATGCACCATCACCGCAATGAACACTGGGTGGTGGTCGAAGGCATGGCCAAGGTCACCAACAACGGCAGCGGCACGACCCTGGTGGCGAAGAACGAATCGACGTTCATCGCTGCCGGTCACAAGCATCGTCTGGAGAACCCCGGCGTGATCGACCTGGTGATCATCGAAGTGCAAAGTGGCGAATACCTGGGAGAGGACGACATCGTCCGCTTCGAAGACCAATACGGCAGGACGGTGTGA
- a CDS encoding glycosyltransferase, which translates to MNFILYSDVNDRSISQSLGRPEYSYYFVLKAYRPVLESLGRVHVVSSRAEVDPLYRTLLGAGESSVFLSFTPPQNTPSDLECPTICVIAWEFDSIPDESWDDDPRHDWTQMLARQGRVITLSSHTARAIRRAMGEDFPVLVLPTPLWENFAAIREQHVSAPINPGATLAIKGCIFDSRTLGLSADDLLPKPLTAEQLAEIEALRPPPLTVKRRLVIARHYLRLWMLGAGEERVKYLHHWYWEGVQDLLSDSAHAWLEKRFPAIAAPHAVAVVEPPPLDLPDTSSVVEAAVEGVVYVTVFNPKDGRKNWHHLITAFCWAFRETPDATLVLKITQNDLASYYSELMTLLAQLTPFVCRVLVMHGYLDDAQYARLYQAASFYVNASRCEGLCLPLMEFMSSGKPVIAPDHTAMEDYIDDTVAFVVQSSEELTIWPQDTRIIYRTLRYRPDWASLKRAYENSYRMAKAQPQEYARMSAAAVERMHDYCAFAPVQRRMADFFGLVPLAADAAPVTDNASC; encoded by the coding sequence ATGAATTTCATTCTCTACTCGGACGTCAACGACCGCTCCATCAGCCAGAGTCTCGGGCGTCCCGAATACAGCTACTACTTCGTGCTCAAGGCCTATCGCCCGGTGCTGGAAAGCCTGGGTCGGGTGCATGTGGTGTCCAGCCGCGCCGAGGTCGATCCGCTCTATCGAACACTGCTCGGCGCCGGGGAAAGCAGCGTTTTCCTGTCCTTCACACCGCCACAGAATACGCCGAGCGACCTTGAATGCCCGACGATCTGCGTGATCGCATGGGAGTTCGATTCGATCCCCGATGAGTCGTGGGATGATGATCCGCGCCACGACTGGACGCAGATGCTCGCACGACAGGGGCGGGTCATTACGCTGTCGAGCCATACCGCCCGCGCGATCCGCCGCGCCATGGGCGAGGACTTTCCGGTACTCGTGCTGCCGACGCCCTTGTGGGAAAACTTCGCCGCCATTCGTGAGCAACATGTCAGTGCGCCGATCAATCCCGGCGCTACGCTGGCGATCAAGGGCTGCATTTTCGACAGCCGCACGCTGGGACTGTCTGCCGATGACTTGCTGCCAAAACCGCTGACTGCCGAGCAACTGGCTGAAATCGAGGCGCTGCGCCCGCCACCGCTGACGGTCAAACGACGCCTGGTCATTGCTCGTCATTATCTGCGCCTGTGGATGCTGGGCGCGGGTGAAGAACGGGTGAAATACCTGCACCACTGGTACTGGGAAGGTGTGCAGGATCTGCTGTCGGACAGCGCACACGCCTGGCTTGAAAAACGTTTCCCGGCCATCGCCGCTCCGCATGCGGTGGCGGTGGTCGAGCCGCCCCCGCTGGATTTGCCGGACACCTCCTCGGTAGTCGAGGCCGCAGTGGAAGGCGTGGTCTATGTCACCGTGTTCAACCCCAAAGACGGCCGCAAGAACTGGCACCACCTGATCACCGCGTTCTGCTGGGCCTTTCGCGAAACGCCTGACGCGACGCTGGTGCTGAAGATTACCCAGAACGATCTGGCGTCCTACTACAGCGAGTTGATGACCCTGCTCGCGCAATTGACACCGTTCGTCTGCCGGGTGCTGGTGATGCACGGTTACCTGGACGACGCGCAATACGCGCGGCTCTACCAGGCCGCCAGTTTTTACGTGAACGCCTCTCGCTGCGAAGGCCTGTGCCTGCCGCTGATGGAGTTCATGTCCAGCGGCAAACCGGTGATCGCCCCGGACCACACGGCGATGGAAGATTACATCGACGACACGGTGGCCTTCGTCGTGCAGTCCAGCGAAGAGCTGACGATCTGGCCCCAGGACACCCGCATCATCTACCGCACCCTGCGCTATCGCCCGGACTGGGCTTCGCTCAAACGCGCCTATGAGAACAGCTACCGGATGGCCAAGGCGCAGCCGCAGGAATACGCGCGCATGTCTGCCGCTGCTGTCGAACGCATGCACGACTACTGCGCGTTCGCCCCGGTGCAGCGGCGCATGGCGGATTTTTTCGGTCTCGTGCCGCTGGCTGCCGATGCTGCCCCCGTGACGGACAACGCCTCATGCTGA
- a CDS encoding ABC transporter permease, which yields MLLSLYRSLHDYRGFILGSVKREFQARYRNSLFGALWTVLNPLSMIIVYTVIFSHIMRARLPGVDDGMAYSVYLCAGLLTWGLFSEITLRSQNMFLENANLLKKISFPRLCLPVIVLLNAGINFAIIIGLFLGFLLITGRWPGMALLALVPLLALQVLFCAGLGMILGVLNVFFRDVGQLFAICLQFWFWLTPIVYPLSILPEWVQRLLQLNPLTNLIGSYQNLFLYGQWPVWSSLLPIFVIGLLLCAVGLRLFRRRVGEMVDEL from the coding sequence ATGCTGCTTTCCCTGTACCGCTCGCTGCACGACTATCGGGGTTTTATCCTCGGTAGCGTCAAGCGGGAGTTTCAAGCGCGGTATCGCAATTCGCTGTTCGGCGCGCTGTGGACGGTACTCAACCCGCTGTCGATGATCATCGTGTACACGGTGATCTTTTCCCACATCATGCGCGCCCGTCTGCCCGGCGTGGACGACGGCATGGCCTACAGCGTCTACCTGTGCGCCGGGCTGCTGACCTGGGGCCTGTTCTCGGAAATCACCCTGCGCAGCCAGAACATGTTTCTGGAGAACGCCAACCTGCTGAAGAAAATCAGCTTCCCGCGCCTCTGCCTGCCGGTGATCGTGCTGCTCAATGCCGGGATCAACTTCGCGATCATCATCGGCCTGTTCCTCGGCTTTCTGTTGATCACCGGACGCTGGCCGGGCATGGCCCTGTTGGCACTGGTGCCGCTGCTGGCGCTGCAAGTGCTGTTCTGCGCCGGGCTGGGCATGATCCTCGGCGTGCTCAACGTGTTCTTTCGCGATGTCGGCCAATTGTTCGCCATCTGCCTGCAATTCTGGTTCTGGCTGACGCCGATCGTGTACCCGCTGAGCATCCTGCCCGAGTGGGTACAACGCCTGTTGCAGCTCAATCCGCTGACCAATCTGATCGGCAGTTATCAGAACCTGTTTCTCTACGGTCAGTGGCCGGTGTGGAGTTCGCTGCTGCCGATCTTCGTGATCGGCCTGCTGTTGTGTGCGGTCGGCCTGCGCCTGTTCCGCCGGCGGGTCGGCGAAATGGTGGATGAACTCTGA
- a CDS encoding ABC transporter ATP-binding protein has protein sequence MGHIRVTGLGKAYKQYPTRWSRLAEWLIPFSPMRHRQHWVLQDVNFEIAPGEAVGIVGVNGAGKSTLLKMITGTTQPTCGQIQLEGRVAALLELGMGFHPDFTGRQNAVMAGQLLGMQVEEIEALMPDIERFAEIGEAIDHPVRTYSSGMQMRLAFSVATARRPDILIVDEALSVGDAYFQHKSFDRIRGFRKAGTTLLIVSHDRSAIQSICDSAILLEGGYMAMHDKPEAVMDYYNALLAEREGQTVRQELLDGGQVRTVSGTGEAAILSVRLLDERERSIDAAEVGQSVTLEVEVEIRQDIERLVLGFLIKDRLGQAMYGINTHRQNQALEDLKAGERITYRFVFVMGLGKGNYSIALSLSRLDSHLDRNFEWRDYGLVFHVINNREEDFVGCSWLGASTSITRHADSLAERAP, from the coding sequence ATGGGGCACATACGCGTCACCGGCCTGGGCAAGGCCTACAAGCAGTACCCCACTCGCTGGAGTCGCCTGGCCGAATGGCTGATTCCGTTTTCGCCGATGCGCCATCGCCAGCACTGGGTGTTGCAGGACGTCAATTTCGAAATCGCTCCCGGTGAAGCGGTGGGCATTGTCGGGGTCAACGGCGCCGGCAAAAGCACCCTGCTGAAAATGATCACCGGCACCACTCAACCGACCTGCGGCCAGATTCAGCTCGAGGGCCGGGTCGCCGCGCTGCTGGAACTGGGCATGGGGTTTCACCCGGATTTCACCGGCCGTCAGAATGCGGTGATGGCCGGGCAACTGCTGGGCATGCAAGTCGAAGAAATCGAAGCACTGATGCCGGACATCGAACGCTTCGCGGAAATCGGCGAGGCCATCGATCACCCGGTGCGCACCTATTCCAGCGGCATGCAGATGCGCCTGGCCTTCAGCGTCGCCACCGCGCGCCGCCCGGACATTCTGATCGTCGACGAAGCGCTGTCGGTGGGCGACGCTTACTTTCAGCACAAAAGCTTCGATCGCATCCGCGGCTTCCGCAAGGCCGGCACCACGTTGTTGATCGTGTCCCACGACCGTTCGGCGATCCAGTCGATCTGCGACTCGGCGATCCTGCTCGAAGGCGGCTACATGGCCATGCACGACAAGCCCGAAGCGGTCATGGATTACTACAACGCCCTGCTCGCTGAACGCGAAGGCCAGACCGTGCGCCAGGAACTGCTCGACGGCGGCCAGGTACGCACCGTGTCCGGCACCGGCGAGGCCGCGATCCTCAGCGTGCGCCTGCTCGATGAACGCGAACGCTCGATCGACGCGGCCGAAGTCGGTCAGTCGGTGACACTGGAAGTCGAAGTGGAGATTCGCCAGGACATCGAACGGCTGGTGCTCGGCTTCCTGATCAAGGATCGCCTCGGCCAGGCCATGTACGGCATTAATACCCATCGCCAGAATCAGGCGCTGGAAGACCTGAAGGCGGGCGAGCGCATCACCTATCGCTTCGTGTTCGTCATGGGCCTGGGCAAGGGCAACTATTCAATCGCCCTGAGCCTGTCGCGACTGGATTCACACCTGGACCGCAACTTCGAATGGCGAGACTACGGTCTGGTGTTTCACGTGATCAACAACCGCGAGGAAGATTTCGTCGGCTGTTCCTGGCTGGGCGCCAGCACCTCGATCACCCGCCATGCGGACAGCCTCGCGGAGCGTGCGCCATGA
- a CDS encoding GDP-mannose 4,6-dehydratase: MKKSLFITGLSGFVGQHIQSRLQGEDASWQLLPAASAYDLTKPDSLIDLWPQLPDAVIHLAGQTFVPEAFRDPARTFDINLLGTLNLLQALKARGFKGTFLYVSSGDVYGQVDESALPITEQQPPCPRNPYAVSKLSAEFLSLQWGLSEDWPVLVARPFNHIGTGQKDSFVIASAARQINRIKQGLQAPQLEVGDIDVTRDFLDVGDVVSAYFALLEKGTPGQVYNICSGREQSIRSLIEQLGDLAEVELQLVQDPARMRRADQRRVCGSHQRLARTTGWTPQITTQQSLRAILSDWETRVRQE, from the coding sequence TTGAAAAAAAGTCTGTTCATCACGGGCCTCAGCGGGTTCGTAGGACAACACATCCAGTCACGTCTGCAAGGGGAAGACGCGTCGTGGCAGCTGCTGCCTGCCGCCTCTGCCTATGACCTGACAAAACCGGACAGCCTCATCGATCTATGGCCGCAACTGCCCGATGCGGTCATTCACCTGGCTGGCCAGACCTTTGTCCCCGAAGCTTTCCGCGACCCGGCACGTACCTTCGACATCAACCTGCTCGGCACCCTGAACCTGTTGCAGGCACTCAAGGCCCGTGGCTTCAAGGGCACGTTCCTGTATGTCAGCTCGGGCGACGTCTACGGCCAGGTTGATGAATCCGCACTGCCGATCACCGAACAACAACCGCCCTGCCCGCGCAATCCTTATGCCGTGAGCAAACTGTCGGCCGAATTCCTCAGCCTGCAATGGGGATTGAGCGAAGACTGGCCGGTGCTGGTGGCGCGTCCGTTCAATCACATTGGCACCGGGCAAAAGGACAGCTTCGTCATTGCCAGCGCCGCACGCCAGATCAACCGCATCAAGCAAGGGCTGCAAGCGCCGCAACTGGAAGTCGGTGATATCGATGTCACGCGCGATTTCCTCGACGTCGGCGACGTGGTCTCGGCCTATTTCGCGCTGCTGGAAAAAGGCACGCCGGGGCAGGTCTACAACATTTGCTCCGGCCGTGAGCAAAGCATCCGCAGCCTCATCGAACAGCTGGGCGATCTGGCCGAGGTCGAGCTGCAACTGGTTCAGGATCCGGCACGCATGCGCCGCGCGGATCAGCGTCGCGTCTGCGGCAGCCATCAACGGCTGGCCCGGACCACAGGATGGACGCCGCAAATCACTACACAACAATCCCTGCGGGCGATCCTGTCCGACTGGGAGACGCGAGTACGACAAGAATGA
- a CDS encoding acyltransferase family protein — protein MSGKRIMDIEVLRAIAVLGVLFHHLQGSLFTDPVPLLERIHAFAQPWWGVDLFFAISGFVIARSLIPALRGCSNRQEYWEQTRNFWLRRVFRLLPSAWLWLALMLLACVFLNRSGAFGTWSANVQATLAGVLQYANFRFADAFFHYEYGSSFVYWSLALEEQFYLLFPLLILLCRKHLVWALLALVAVQLFTVRTPLLMVIRTDALALGVLLAMWSMQPGYRRWEPVFLRRPWAGLCALVGLGALLSFMATDRFTFAGYRIGSIAVLSAMLVWIASYDRNYLLPAGGLQRLMAWIGSRSYGIYLIHIPAYQLVRELTFRLQSAGLPSPAGHPIVTLLIAGGLIVLLSELNYRFIEMPMRNRGATLVKRLGTSRTVVSSSGATSC, from the coding sequence ATGAGCGGCAAGCGGATCATGGACATCGAAGTCCTGCGCGCTATCGCGGTACTCGGTGTGCTGTTTCATCACTTGCAGGGCAGTCTGTTCACCGACCCGGTGCCGCTGCTTGAAAGGATCCATGCCTTTGCGCAACCGTGGTGGGGCGTCGATCTGTTTTTTGCCATCTCCGGGTTTGTCATCGCCCGCAGCCTGATCCCGGCGCTGCGTGGTTGCAGCAATCGCCAGGAATACTGGGAGCAGACGCGCAACTTCTGGCTGCGCCGAGTGTTTCGTCTCTTGCCGTCAGCCTGGCTGTGGCTGGCGTTGATGCTGCTGGCGTGCGTATTTCTGAATCGGTCAGGCGCGTTTGGCACGTGGTCTGCCAATGTCCAGGCCACTTTGGCCGGGGTGCTGCAGTACGCCAATTTCCGCTTTGCCGATGCGTTCTTTCATTACGAATACGGCAGCAGTTTCGTCTACTGGAGCCTGGCGCTGGAGGAGCAGTTCTACCTGTTGTTCCCGCTATTGATCTTGCTGTGCCGCAAGCATCTGGTGTGGGCATTGCTGGCGCTGGTGGCGGTGCAGTTGTTCACCGTGCGCACGCCGCTGCTGATGGTGATCCGTACCGATGCGCTGGCGCTGGGTGTGCTGTTGGCGATGTGGAGCATGCAGCCGGGTTACCGCCGTTGGGAGCCCGTATTCCTGCGTCGGCCATGGGCCGGATTGTGCGCGCTGGTCGGTCTTGGAGCGCTGCTGAGCTTCATGGCCACCGATCGTTTCACCTTTGCCGGTTACCGCATCGGGTCTATCGCCGTGCTCAGCGCCATGCTGGTGTGGATTGCTTCGTACGATCGCAATTACCTGCTGCCGGCCGGTGGCCTGCAACGACTGATGGCATGGATCGGCAGCCGCTCCTACGGCATTTACCTGATCCACATTCCGGCCTATCAACTGGTGCGGGAATTGACCTTCCGTTTGCAGAGCGCCGGTCTGCCGAGCCCGGCGGGGCATCCGATCGTGACGCTGCTGATCGCCGGTGGCCTGATCGTGCTGCTCAGCGAACTCAATTACCGCTTTATCGAAATGCCCATGCGCAATCGAGGCGCCACGCTGGTGAAACGCCTCGGCACTTCGCGAACCGTCGTCTCGTCCTCTGGAGCCACCTCATGCTGA
- a CDS encoding class I SAM-dependent methyltransferase translates to MIRTLLRRLRPVARSVPVSSPVAAPEPLAASVSPRDVGLHDAMLDGWFHGDSGELLKGFAIDADDTLLDVGCGEGVATLFAVRQGASVVFTDSEHDKVRDLARQVEAQSRKPSLGLVSNSLPLPLSDGCASKVVCMEVLEHIDQPEPFMAELVRMGRPGALYLLSVPAPVGEHLQQGIAPAGYYQSPNHVQIFTPERFAALVEDAGLVIEHRQATGFFWVMGMIFFWASERAAGRDLGGAVRDRIQAPYPPLMESWARTWQDLLAQPDGLAIKQMLDRFMPKSQVIIARKPLDTGRVS, encoded by the coding sequence ATGATCCGCACATTGCTGAGGCGTCTGCGTCCGGTTGCGCGATCGGTGCCGGTCTCTTCGCCGGTTGCTGCGCCTGAACCGCTGGCCGCCAGTGTTTCGCCGCGAGACGTCGGCCTGCACGATGCCATGCTCGACGGCTGGTTTCACGGCGACAGTGGCGAGTTGCTCAAGGGCTTTGCCATCGACGCGGACGACACCTTGCTCGACGTGGGGTGTGGCGAGGGCGTGGCGACATTGTTTGCCGTGCGCCAGGGCGCGTCGGTGGTCTTTACCGACAGCGAGCACGACAAGGTACGCGACCTCGCCCGGCAAGTCGAAGCGCAGAGCCGCAAGCCCAGTCTCGGTCTGGTCAGCAACAGCCTGCCGCTGCCGCTGAGCGATGGCTGTGCGAGCAAGGTTGTATGCATGGAAGTGCTGGAACACATCGACCAGCCCGAGCCGTTCATGGCCGAGCTGGTGCGCATGGGCCGTCCCGGCGCGTTGTATCTGCTCAGTGTGCCGGCGCCGGTAGGCGAGCATTTGCAGCAAGGCATTGCTCCGGCGGGTTATTACCAGTCACCCAATCATGTGCAGATCTTCACCCCGGAACGCTTCGCGGCACTGGTAGAGGATGCCGGTCTGGTGATCGAGCATCGTCAGGCCACGGGTTTTTTCTGGGTCATGGGCATGATCTTTTTCTGGGCCAGCGAACGGGCTGCCGGCCGTGACCTCGGCGGTGCCGTGCGCGACCGGATCCAGGCGCCGTATCCACCGTTGATGGAGAGTTGGGCCAGAACCTGGCAGGACTTGCTGGCGCAGCCCGATGGCTTGGCGATCAAGCAGATGCTCGACCGGTTCATGCCCAAGAGTCAGGTGATCATTGCCCGCAAACCGCTCGATACAGGACGTGTATCATGA